ttagaaatcttgcacacttgctcaaaaacagcccaagatAGTCAAAATAAGTCGACACAACACttagaagaagaaacaatcgaagttacattcaactccaagtcaattcagctgaaaatcaagaaaaactgcagcaccggtttaaccgatgccttagcatcggtgcatccgacgcttggcggaagttccgacgtccctgtcggtctatctctctTGGAAGCAAGCTGAAATCAAGTCAAGTTACtctatatcaccggttgaaccgatggtcccaagaaaagcaccggtgcattagatgtactttgttccagatagcatgtttggtggacctcaactcgtcttcagcaccggttgaaccacgcttcagaatcaaccaccggtgcattggatgtactatgttcctgagaacttgtttgagttgatcagtgaacctcttcaacaccggttgaaccgatacccctacggagcatgcaccggtgcaatgacgcaagcctggatactgtgtcagaaaccCCAACGGCTattatttggacacagagagactggttgaaccgatgccttcaATTTCTCACTCGTCGGTTCTTCTGATGGTCAcaatttttctgcagtggacttccaacggctatgtgaccctctccactctatataagggtaccccctggctcatttcaaCTGCTTTTGACACCTTGAATATCTGatgccacccttgagaagaagagaaagtgctttgagtaaaagagtgaagatctagtacattgattgtgcttcaaccttgaagaattcaacctttccaagtgtagcaagtgtgtttGAGCTAGAGCCAattgagtgtaggtcaagtgaaggtataggagcttgttactcttggtatCTGACGGCACCTAACCGGTctcggtgatcgggaggttcttggtgagatcttggagtttgtgggagccccaagacaagaagcttgTACACGGtatgaagctcgccgttccggagatggagaaggagcattcttagtgatcacttgctccttggtgaagcaagggagctatacccttgtgtgggtgctccaacgtggattaggggggagtgtcaactcctcgataccacgggaaaaaatccggttgtctcgtgtctcttgcttttatttcaagcaattaaatccatTTGTTTTTATTCTTacttttgattgcttgtagattgactaggacaacttgcatggtagtgtgatcttTTGATTAGGTTTTGATCTTGATAGGGTGCCACCATCTAGACataatgatcatgatagtgtgtttacctacctaaggaccttttgctagcatgctctagtgactaggtttgAAATTTGTAGATtaggcaatactagtctaggttaaggattaggtagaaatttgaaaaagtcccaattcaaccccctttCTTGGGCTTCTATCCTTTCAGTGTTGGCTCATCCACTTGGCAGCAAAGTAGTGGTGCACCATCATCCTCTTCATTATCAAATTCAGCAAAGAAAAGTATTGGACAGGAGTCACTGAACAGAGAATCCTTCCGAGTCACGAAGAAGTTGACATGAGAGTACTGGTACTTGTATGGAGCAAAAGATAGGGCATCCTCTGGCTCCTTGCAATACTCTGGGCCAAATACATTCTCATTCAAACAGCAGATGATATGAAGATCAAATTCAGGTTTCTACAAAACAGAAAAGGGAAAATCAGCAGAAGTCATTATAAGAACAATAATACAACTGCCATGAATGGTTATGAAGAATAGCAGAGTTTGTTGTCAAGGGAAAATAATGGAGAGCAGAGTTACTAAACCTACCCCATCACGCAGCAGGTGTTTGTTCAACGCAGCTTCCACCATTCTCGATATCCTTCTCTGCTGGGCCTGGGAGCGCATCTTTCCAGCTCTCACAGGGTAGGAGGAACTGCAAATTCGTTCAGGAATTGGCGGCTGGTTTGGAGAGAGCACACTGCATAAATACCGCACTTCTTCCAAGCTGATCGTGCCCATACTATAGTGATCCCCTTCCCATGAAGTGAGGAAGGTTGCCTGCTGCTCAGGGTTGGGGTGCCATGCCGCAGTGGCTGCAGCCTCGTAAGCCTCTTGGATGCCAGCAGATGGGGTTTGCTGCTCCGCTTTTGTTAAGGGGCCACAGAGGATGATCGGACTGTCTGAGCACCATATGTGTTGTTGCGCCTTCTCATCTCCGGGAGCACAGAAATTGGGATCGGCGGCACGCAGCTGACCGCAGGTGCTGACCAGGCATTGCACAGCCTGGTGCTCAGATAGGTTATGGTAGCGTGTCTGAAGGAAGGAAACGAGCCCGTAAAAGGAGCGGCTTACAAGGCGGGTAAGGCTTTTTGGTCCCATCACGTCAAGCACCGGGGTGATTTCTGCCGGGAAGTTGGCCTCGTACCAAATGGTGTCGAGGATGATGTTTGAGGCAGGGTCCATGGGGCCATAGCAGTAGCCAGCCCTCAGCAGGCTACGGTGGAGGCGAGAGCGTAGCTCGCCGCTTGGCAGCCTGGCCAGCGCCTGCAGGTAGAAGCCATGGATTGTGTCAAGAAGCACCATTCGCAAGGAACGGGTGTGCTGATAGGGCATGTCGGCGATGCCCTCGATGCGCAGGGGCCGGCAAGCAGCAAGAGCCCACGGGATGGCCAGGCAAGGAGGAACCCCAGGATCATCGCCGAGCAACTGTCTCAAGCGCTCCGCGCTCTCGCGCGGCGAGGGGTGCTGCACCTCACGGAGCAGAGCAAGGACTTGGTTCAGGCGTGAGGATAGCGACATCCAGGCGCGGACGAGGCGCTCCGGCTGAGGGTGCCTCGCGATctgcgcggcgagcgcgagcgccgcCTCGAACGCCGGGGCCGACGCGTGGGAGGTGAGGGAGAACCCCGCCTTCATGCCGCGGTCCGCCACGATgagatgggcggcggcgaggaggtcggcgtcggcgaggaGCAGGTAGCGCACGG
This genomic interval from Panicum virgatum strain AP13 chromosome 8K, P.virgatum_v5, whole genome shotgun sequence contains the following:
- the LOC120645342 gene encoding uncharacterized protein LOC120645342 — protein: MVNTTCTSDLRPDLREKVLVGAAVERKLDDLCRRSLEGLVASLVYFFPYLAGWEAVRYLLLADADLLAAAHLIVADRGMKAGFSLTSHASAPAFEAALALAAQIARHPQPERLVRAWMSLSSRLNQVLALLREVQHPSPRESAERLRQLLGDDPGVPPCLAIPWALAACRPLRIEGIADMPYQHTRSLRMVLLDTIHGFYLQALARLPSGELRSRLHRSLLRAGYCYGPMDPASNIILDTIWYEANFPAEITPVLDVMGPKSLTRLVSRSFYGLVSFLQTRYHNLSEHQAVQCLVSTCGQLRAADPNFCAPGDEKAQQHIWCSDSPIILCGPLTKAEQQTPSAGIQEAYEAAATAAWHPNPEQQATFLTSWEGDHYSMGTISLEEVRYLCSVLSPNQPPIPERICSSSYPVRAGKMRSQAQQRRISRMVEAALNKHLLRDGKPEFDLHIICCLNENVFGPEYCKEPEDALSFAPYKYQYSHVNFFVTRKDSLFSDSCPILFFAEFDNEEDDGAPLLCCQVDEPTLKG